The proteins below come from a single Campylobacter concisus genomic window:
- a CDS encoding phage baseplate protein yields the protein MIEVTSRKIGTFRLDATEQENNKSTLRTTKNPIESGANIADHAVLEPKEITIKGKIVAYEPPTLTRGDEIMQVVRFNLPYIKTAHRFTQKAYKLYNNVKHIKNEVMRYARIFGVDKKIREIAPFLTDGKENKDNSTAKNRLQSLYEKLLEVQKSGEFLIVTTGLKTYRNMLITSIEVTTESDLYADVTLTLEEIFIVETKTAKGLNVGKRGVNLGKTEPKLKKSSLLKDIF from the coding sequence ATGATTGAAGTAACAAGCCGTAAGATAGGCACGTTTAGACTAGACGCAACCGAGCAAGAAAACAATAAAAGCACGCTACGCACTACTAAAAATCCTATTGAAAGCGGTGCAAATATAGCAGATCATGCCGTGCTAGAGCCAAAAGAAATAACAATCAAGGGCAAAATTGTAGCCTATGAGCCGCCAACGCTAACTAGGGGTGACGAGATTATGCAAGTAGTCCGTTTTAACCTGCCATATATAAAAACCGCTCATCGCTTCACTCAAAAGGCATACAAACTCTACAACAATGTAAAGCATATAAAAAACGAGGTAATGCGATACGCTAGGATTTTTGGCGTTGATAAGAAAATACGCGAAATAGCACCATTTTTAACTGACGGAAAAGAAAATAAGGACAATAGCACCGCCAAAAATAGACTACAAAGCCTATATGAAAAGCTTTTAGAAGTGCAAAAGAGTGGCGAGTTTTTGATCGTGACAACTGGGTTAAAAACATATAGGAATATGTTAATTACAAGCATTGAAGTAACTACTGAAAGCGACCTATACGCTGATGTTACACTCACGCTCGAGGAGATTTTTATCGTTGAAACAAAAACGGCTAAAGGGCTAAACGTAGGTAAAAGAGGTGTAAATTTAGGCAAGACCGAGCCAAAACTAAAAAAATCAAGCCTTTTAAAGGATATATTTTGA
- a CDS encoding phage baseplate plug family protein — MIYEIPTTNELKQTQNFNIFGMELELTLKYNEVGAVWQFDLTDLNTNKILAFNKGLAVNAPSLINKNLPFILMLVDTTKSGVNCVDFSELGERLKLYAISKKEFNEAMSEIAKDRV, encoded by the coding sequence TTGATTTACGAAATACCAACAACAAACGAGCTAAAACAAACACAAAATTTTAATATATTCGGCATGGAGCTAGAGCTAACCCTTAAATATAACGAGGTTGGCGCAGTTTGGCAATTTGATTTAACCGATCTAAACACAAATAAAATTTTGGCTTTTAACAAGGGCTTAGCGGTTAATGCACCAAGCCTTATTAATAAGAACCTACCTTTTATTTTAATGTTAGTTGATACCACGAAAAGCGGCGTTAATTGCGTAGATTTTAGCGAGTTAGGCGAACGCTTGAAGCTTTACGCCATTAGCAAAAAAGAGTTTAACGAGGCGATGAGCGAAATAGCAAAGGATAGGGTGTGA
- a CDS encoding phage protein, with product MRQYGRRYRLEIGNNKQSIVIDNLAISFNIEKTISEEPNTSKIEIYNLNANNRNQIANNIFNQVKLFAGYDEPRLIFAGQITQAYTSRNDLDFITHIECGDGQNDYSKSRLYTTLKAGVKDSDVVNMCVKAMSSSKQGVVDLPKDKALPRCKVLSGDIKDYLKHVAKNNDANWHILDGNLNILPKNKIINDSEGFVLSEKTGLINSPEKTDDGLRVTCLLNPKLNIGSLVRIQSILSEYDGDYKITQLTHSGDFLNDTWQTELIAINGKFHKVEKK from the coding sequence GTGAGGCAATACGGCAGGCGGTATCGCTTAGAGATAGGCAATAATAAACAAAGCATAGTAATAGACAATCTCGCCATAAGCTTTAACATTGAAAAGACGATAAGCGAAGAGCCGAACACTAGCAAAATCGAAATTTACAACCTAAATGCCAATAACCGTAACCAAATAGCCAATAATATTTTTAACCAAGTGAAATTATTTGCAGGCTATGACGAGCCAAGATTAATTTTTGCAGGACAAATAACGCAAGCTTATACCAGTCGTAACGATTTAGATTTTATAACACATATTGAGTGTGGCGACGGACAAAATGACTACTCAAAATCTAGGTTATACACAACGCTAAAAGCTGGCGTAAAGGATAGCGACGTAGTAAATATGTGCGTTAAAGCAATGTCGAGCTCAAAGCAAGGCGTAGTAGATTTGCCAAAAGATAAAGCCTTGCCAAGATGCAAAGTATTAAGCGGCGATATAAAGGATTATTTAAAGCACGTAGCCAAAAATAACGACGCTAACTGGCATATATTAGACGGCAATTTAAATATTTTACCAAAGAATAAAATTATCAATGATAGCGAGGGCTTTGTTTTAAGCGAAAAAACTGGCTTAATTAATAGCCCAGAAAAGACAGACGACGGACTAAGGGTTACGTGCTTATTAAACCCTAAACTAAATATCGGCTCACTCGTGCGAATACAATCAATTTTAAGCGAATATGACGGCGACTATAAAATAACTCAGTTAACGCATAGCGGCGATTTTCTAAACGATACTTGGCAAACGGAATTAATCGCCATAAATGGCAAATTTCACAAAGTAGAGAAAAAATGA
- a CDS encoding Gp138 family membrane-puncturing spike protein: MNDPNLTQIFDSGLLSFEAGVHTALPAKVLKFNASDNTVQVELMINELKRDGVSVPLPPIDDVPAQFFRGGDFVITTPIRKGDHGLCVFAERCIDGWFASASKGEPLDFRLHDYSDGFFLTGFSPRPLAVKDVDLDGVCMRTLSKSTYLKLTEGKIIIKGNIEQTGDYKQVGNKNLVGNFSQVEGDSVSSGTITAKDMIGSGVSLKHHTHGGDSGGTTTQPN; this comes from the coding sequence ATGAACGATCCAAATTTAACACAAATTTTTGATAGCGGATTATTAAGCTTTGAGGCAGGAGTACATACGGCGCTACCTGCTAAAGTGCTTAAATTTAACGCAAGCGATAATACGGTGCAAGTAGAGCTAATGATAAACGAGCTAAAACGTGACGGCGTAAGCGTACCATTACCGCCAATAGATGATGTGCCAGCGCAATTTTTTAGGGGTGGCGATTTTGTAATTACTACGCCGATAAGAAAGGGCGATCATGGGCTTTGCGTATTTGCTGAGCGTTGCATTGATGGCTGGTTTGCTAGTGCTAGCAAGGGCGAGCCGTTAGATTTTAGGCTACACGACTACTCGGATGGCTTCTTTTTAACTGGCTTTAGCCCTCGCCCCTTAGCGGTTAAAGATGTGGATTTAGACGGCGTTTGCATGCGAACACTAAGCAAAAGCACTTACCTAAAACTAACCGAGGGGAAAATCATAATCAAGGGGAATATAGAACAGACGGGCGACTACAAGCAAGTAGGAAATAAAAACCTAGTTGGCAATTTTTCACAAGTCGAGGGCGATAGCGTAAGTAGTGGCACAATTACCGCCAAAGATATGATAGGTAGTGGCGTAAGTTTAAAACACCATACACATGGCGGCGATAGCGGCGGCACAACTACACAACCAAACTAA
- a CDS encoding baseplate J/gp47 family protein, with product MSENRIIIDELETIKERLENGFKAIYGENLELGSSTPDGQMIGLFSEALSEVNQVLTFITQMLDPYLATGEWLDQRVAYAGLLRKTADYSRASGVMIHGVGGTIIKKGTILKDKNSNLWVTDYEVTLGTEGSKAVSITSQETGAFRINEQDELEMQEIILGIDRIVATQNSTLGADEESDGDLLLRFMQSHSINNNDERQGLESYLLNLKGVKQCKVLENYTNQTDANGLEPHSLNAIVLGGDDTAIGEAILRKKIGGCGVQGQTKLEIEFLGAKREVKFDRPTQINPRIFLRIKRTEGATDINTDKIKELLSNHVFNIGEDVYISRLYSIINDVKGFEVTQFTINGGQSLPVAVREICVINKNDIDLAVV from the coding sequence GTGAGTGAGAATAGAATAATAATCGATGAATTAGAGACCATAAAAGAGCGTTTAGAAAATGGCTTTAAGGCGATTTATGGCGAAAATTTAGAGCTAGGATCATCAACGCCAGACGGACAAATGATCGGGCTATTTAGCGAAGCGTTAAGCGAAGTTAATCAAGTGCTTACTTTTATCACTCAAATGTTAGACCCTTATTTAGCAACAGGCGAGTGGCTAGACCAACGCGTGGCTTATGCAGGGCTTTTAAGAAAAACAGCGGATTATAGCAGGGCTAGTGGCGTAATGATACACGGAGTTGGTGGAACCATTATCAAAAAAGGCACGATTTTAAAAGACAAAAATAGCAATTTGTGGGTAACGGATTATGAAGTAACACTAGGTACAGAGGGGTCAAAAGCCGTTAGTATAACCAGCCAAGAAACGGGGGCGTTTAGGATAAACGAGCAAGACGAGCTAGAAATGCAAGAGATAATCCTAGGCATTGATAGAATAGTGGCTACTCAAAACTCAACACTAGGAGCAGACGAGGAAAGCGACGGCGATTTATTGCTTAGATTTATGCAAAGCCATAGCATAAACAACAACGACGAGCGCCAAGGGCTAGAAAGCTACCTACTCAACCTAAAAGGCGTAAAACAATGTAAGGTTTTGGAAAATTACACTAACCAAACAGACGCCAACGGGTTAGAACCACATAGCCTAAATGCTATTGTTTTAGGTGGCGACGATACGGCAATAGGCGAGGCGATTTTAAGAAAAAAAATAGGTGGATGCGGCGTGCAAGGGCAAACAAAACTAGAAATTGAGTTTTTGGGTGCTAAGCGTGAGGTTAAATTTGACCGCCCAACACAGATAAACCCTAGAATATTTTTGCGTATAAAACGCACCGAGGGCGCAACGGATATAAATACCGATAAAATAAAAGAGTTACTATCTAACCACGTTTTTAACATAGGCGAGGACGTTTATATTAGCCGCCTATATAGCATAATAAACGACGTTAAGGGCTTTGAGGTTACGCAGTTCACGATAAATGGCGGACAAAGCCTACCAGTAGCTGTGCGTGAGATATGCGTGATCAATAAAAATGATATTGATTTGGCGGTAGTGTAA
- a CDS encoding DUF2612 domain-containing protein, whose protein sequence is MVELIWQYRKKPRAKATAKLLNDEVYKAFDDAIKVAEILNIDTASGYALDLVGRHVGVSREQQNLILKDFFAFTQTEKKQGFNKGEFYRLGNSLKGSFYLNDSDYRFLIKAKIIKNYQTGTLENSYKSLEFLLGAGNFIFDNYDMTLNLVLKNAKTTQFLINLIFKNDILARPIGVGLNVILIADKKCFGFKQNKANLAFGVGKFAKIYKEK, encoded by the coding sequence ATGGTCGAGCTAATTTGGCAATATCGCAAAAAACCAAGGGCTAAAGCGACCGCAAAGCTTCTAAATGATGAAGTGTATAAAGCCTTTGACGACGCCATAAAAGTAGCCGAGATTTTAAATATTGATACAGCGAGCGGTTACGCTTTAGATTTAGTTGGTCGCCATGTAGGCGTGAGTAGAGAGCAACAAAATCTAATATTAAAAGATTTTTTCGCCTTTACTCAAACCGAGAAAAAACAAGGTTTTAATAAGGGTGAGTTTTACCGCCTAGGTAATTCTTTAAAGGGTAGTTTTTATCTCAACGATAGCGATTATAGATTTTTAATAAAAGCAAAAATTATCAAGAACTACCAAACTGGGACACTAGAGAATAGCTACAAGTCGCTAGAGTTTTTATTAGGGGCTGGCAACTTCATATTTGACAATTACGATATGACCTTAAATTTGGTCTTAAAAAATGCCAAGACAACACAATTTTTAATAAACCTAATTTTTAAAAACGATATTTTAGCTCGCCCAATAGGTGTAGGGCTAAACGTGATACTAATCGCTGACAAAAAATGCTTTGGCTTCAAGCAAAATAAAGCCAACTTAGCCTTTGGCGTTGGCAAGTTTGCAAAAATATATAAGGAGAAGTAA
- a CDS encoding phage tail protein: MIYEKPKNEIFASDAKDGEIVEFPNVKRGWGVTENLGFIPPMEYFNAAFNRVDKSLAYQLQRGVGEWDKDMEYPIGAVVSLNGIIYIVKSQNTNKNPANEATTWDIVATQKWCNDIFVKKSELKDGVPVGSYLLYSSNTNTPDGFLRCDGSALDKTTYAALFTVLGYTYGRSGDKFLLPNFCDGKFMRSTGGNAAALGVAQQDEFKAHSHAIGQQPGVGQSNNGGTGGFVGQNSYIKSGITGGNETRPYNMAVVVLIKY, translated from the coding sequence ATGATTTACGAAAAACCAAAAAATGAGATTTTCGCCAGTGATGCAAAAGACGGCGAAATAGTAGAGTTCCCAAACGTAAAAAGAGGCTGGGGTGTAACCGAAAATTTAGGTTTTATCCCACCTATGGAGTATTTTAATGCCGCTTTTAATCGCGTGGATAAGTCGCTAGCCTATCAATTACAGCGAGGCGTTGGCGAGTGGGATAAAGATATGGAATATCCGATCGGAGCAGTTGTGAGCCTAAATGGAATTATCTATATCGTAAAAAGCCAAAACACAAACAAAAACCCAGCCAACGAGGCGACAACTTGGGATATTGTGGCAACACAAAAATGGTGTAACGATATATTTGTAAAAAAATCAGAATTAAAGGATGGCGTACCAGTCGGAAGCTATCTTTTATATAGCTCAAACACAAATACTCCAGATGGATTTTTACGTTGTGATGGATCAGCCCTTGATAAGACTACATACGCGGCACTCTTTACAGTGCTCGGCTATACATACGGGCGAAGTGGCGATAAATTCTTACTGCCAAACTTTTGCGACGGAAAATTCATGCGTAGTACCGGCGGCAACGCAGCCGCTCTTGGTGTAGCACAACAAGACGAATTTAAAGCTCACTCGCATGCCATCGGTCAGCAGCCAGGTGTAGGGCAATCAAATAATGGTGGAACGGGTGGCTTTGTTGGGCAAAATAGCTATATAAAATCAGGTATCACTGGTGGCAATGAAACTCGCCCCTACAATATGGCGGTAGTCGTGTTAATAAAATACTAG
- a CDS encoding DUF7338 family protein: MLKFKELLQILAIMAVELPLEILGYLIVPIALAFCDKNSEHLPKIFRWFEDANDTYNGVNSAINGDSGWRKEHFKEPKNRTYFARLLWLCRNRIGYFSSRINGVKVSEIEPSSIITQGNPRATSNGGAISAFCKVTCKLKDGRTRFGLYKVVRYKGFLSGFYCRIYVGWKLLDVAEMNEYNKATFMQPDDKAFLKSVWCVNPFKRVRGSNNAKP, from the coding sequence ATGCTTAAATTTAAAGAGCTTTTGCAAATCCTAGCCATTATGGCCGTTGAGCTACCGCTCGAGATACTTGGCTATTTAATAGTACCTATCGCTTTGGCATTTTGTGATAAAAATAGTGAGCATTTGCCAAAGATATTTAGGTGGTTTGAAGATGCAAACGACACTTATAACGGAGTAAATTCAGCCATAAATGGTGATAGTGGCTGGAGAAAGGAACATTTTAAAGAGCCAAAAAATAGGACGTATTTTGCACGTCTATTATGGCTTTGTCGTAACCGAATAGGCTATTTCTCAAGCAGAATAAACGGCGTAAAAGTGAGCGAGATAGAGCCATCAAGCATAATCACTCAAGGCAACCCAAGAGCAACAAGTAATGGTGGGGCGATAAGTGCTTTTTGTAAAGTTACTTGCAAACTTAAAGATGGTCGCACTCGTTTCGGACTTTATAAAGTAGTCCGATACAAAGGCTTTTTAAGTGGCTTTTATTGTCGTATCTACGTCGGCTGGAAACTGCTCGACGTGGCAGAGATGAACGAATACAACAAGGCTACATTTATGCAGCCAGACGACAAGGCATTTTTAAAAAGTGTTTGGTGTGTAAATCCGTTTAAAAGGGTGCGAGGGAGTAATAATGCTAAGCCCTAG
- a CDS encoding phage holin family protein yields MDDLINKVGIYFWVVVVGFLGGALGSINNKEQAINRGRKVVNFIVGTISSGFICWIFFEITSFFTNNNDRFSLAVGGFFAWRGTSWICAVVDKVIDKKLNSFDVGSDDFSPKPPRDLNF; encoded by the coding sequence ATGGATGATCTTATAAACAAAGTAGGTATTTATTTTTGGGTTGTAGTTGTCGGCTTTTTAGGTGGAGCGCTAGGGTCTATAAACAATAAAGAACAAGCCATAAATAGAGGGCGTAAAGTAGTAAATTTTATTGTTGGCACTATTAGCTCAGGCTTTATCTGCTGGATATTCTTTGAAATAACATCATTTTTTACAAATAATAATGATCGCTTTAGTCTTGCGGTCGGCGGCTTTTTCGCCTGGCGCGGCACATCGTGGATATGTGCGGTCGTGGATAAAGTGATAGATAAAAAATTAAATAGCTTTGATGTCGGTAGTGATGACTTTTCGCCTAAACCGCCAAGAGATTTAAATTTTTAA